One Mycolicibacterium crocinum DNA window includes the following coding sequences:
- the sfnG gene encoding dimethylsulfone monooxygenase SfnG: protein MTTERIADQVKFAYWVPNVSGGLVTSTIEQRTDWNYDYNVKLAQTAEANGFEYALSQVRYEASYGAEFQHESTSFSLALLLATQRLKLIAAVHPGLWQPGVLAKLGATADQLSGGRFAVNVVSGWFKDEFTHLGEPWLEHDERYRRTAEFLQVLRKIWTEDNVDFRGDFYRIHDFTLKPKPLNTPERPNPEIFQGGNSTAARRNGGYYADWYFSNGKDFDGVTEQLVEVRDHARDANREVNFGLNGFIIARDTEKEAKETLKEIIAKANKPAVEGFHAAVQQAGNSTGDKRGMWADSSFDDLVQYNDGFRTQLIGTPEQIAERIAGYRKRGVDLILGGFLHFQEEIEYFGARVLPLVREIEAAERDSISAPLQASA from the coding sequence ATGACGACCGAACGTATCGCCGACCAAGTGAAATTCGCCTACTGGGTTCCCAACGTCAGTGGTGGCCTTGTCACCAGCACCATCGAGCAACGCACCGACTGGAATTACGACTACAACGTCAAGCTCGCGCAGACTGCCGAGGCCAACGGCTTCGAATACGCGCTGTCGCAGGTCCGCTACGAGGCCAGCTACGGCGCCGAATTCCAGCATGAATCCACCAGCTTCTCGCTGGCACTGTTGCTGGCCACTCAGCGGCTCAAACTCATCGCCGCCGTCCACCCCGGTCTGTGGCAGCCGGGTGTGCTGGCCAAACTCGGCGCGACGGCCGACCAGCTCTCCGGCGGCCGCTTCGCCGTCAACGTGGTCTCCGGTTGGTTCAAGGACGAATTCACCCACCTCGGCGAGCCCTGGCTCGAGCACGACGAGCGCTACCGCCGCACCGCCGAATTCCTGCAGGTGCTGCGCAAGATCTGGACCGAGGACAATGTGGACTTTCGCGGCGACTTCTACCGCATCCACGACTTCACCCTGAAGCCCAAACCGCTCAACACCCCCGAGCGGCCCAACCCCGAGATCTTCCAGGGTGGTAACTCCACTGCCGCGCGGCGCAACGGCGGCTACTACGCCGATTGGTACTTCTCCAACGGCAAGGACTTCGACGGTGTCACCGAGCAACTCGTCGAGGTTCGTGATCACGCCCGCGACGCCAACCGCGAGGTCAACTTCGGGCTCAACGGCTTCATCATCGCCAGGGACACAGAAAAGGAAGCGAAGGAGACCTTAAAAGAGATCATCGCCAAGGCCAACAAGCCCGCGGTCGAGGGATTCCACGCGGCCGTGCAGCAGGCCGGCAACTCGACCGGCGACAAGCGCGGTATGTGGGCAGACTCGTCGTTCGACGACCTCGTCCAGTACAACGATGGCTTCCGCACCCAGCTGATCGGAACACCCGAGCAGATCGCCGAACGCATCGCCGGGTACCGCAAGCGCGGGGTGGACCTCATCCTCGGCGGCTTCCTGCACTTCCAGGAGGAGATCGAATACTTCGGGGCCCGGGTGCTGCCGCTGGTGCGTGAAATTGAGGCAGCCGAACGCGATTCGATTTCGGCCCCACTTCAGGCCTCCGCCTAG
- a CDS encoding class I SAM-dependent methyltransferase — MPDPKPVHTDRRRAQAFGAVATDYDRHRPRYPAALIARIASRPNLHVLDVGAGTGISSAQLTAAGARVLAIEPDDRMADICVSKGIAVERSLFEEWDPAGRRYDAVVFGQSFHWVQPGPALAKIAQLLVEGGRLVLMWNRVFPVRPSHADLAEVYVDYPTAAPSTPIDPAGEAAVIAEIESHRFSVERVEFDEDLHYTNTEWVGMVSTHSNHLILEASQRDRLLARLAAFIGPAGVAARNSALALFCTKDGAG; from the coding sequence GTGCCCGATCCGAAGCCCGTACACACCGACCGGCGCCGCGCCCAGGCCTTCGGCGCGGTCGCAACCGACTACGACCGTCACCGACCGCGGTATCCCGCCGCGCTCATCGCCCGGATCGCCTCTCGTCCGAATCTTCACGTGCTCGACGTCGGCGCCGGAACGGGAATCTCGTCGGCACAATTGACCGCGGCCGGCGCCCGGGTGCTGGCGATCGAGCCGGATGACCGGATGGCCGATATCTGTGTGTCCAAGGGAATTGCTGTGGAGCGCAGCCTTTTCGAAGAGTGGGATCCCGCCGGACGCAGGTACGACGCGGTGGTGTTCGGCCAGTCGTTCCACTGGGTGCAACCCGGGCCCGCGCTGGCGAAGATCGCTCAGCTGCTGGTCGAGGGTGGTCGGCTGGTGTTGATGTGGAACCGCGTTTTTCCGGTCAGGCCGAGTCACGCAGACCTCGCTGAGGTTTACGTGGACTATCCGACGGCGGCGCCGTCGACACCGATCGACCCCGCCGGGGAGGCGGCGGTGATCGCAGAGATCGAGAGCCACAGGTTTTCGGTCGAGCGCGTCGAATTCGACGAGGATCTGCACTACACCAATACGGAGTGGGTGGGCATGGTGTCGACCCACTCGAACCATCTGATTCTGGAGGCTTCGCAGCGCGACCGACTGTTGGCCCGACTGGCCGCTTTCATCGGCCCGGCGGGAGTTGCCGCACGCAACAGTGCGCTAGCCCTCTTCTGCACGAAAGATGGCGCAGGGTAA
- a CDS encoding DUF5336 domain-containing protein codes for MTYPPTNPGYQPSQPTGPYGAPTQSFAPTEAGPSKLPHYLNIAVIVLGLAAYLASFGPILTVKADLGPFGGAELTGGGGGYPVVATLVAALLAAAALLPKARDYGGVIATASVIAVLMSIAQVISKPTGFSVGWGLWLLLAFTLLQAIAAVAALLLEAGIITAPAPRPRYEQFGQYGPPPGGYYGQPGPQQGPPQGLPPRPNYPSQYGGYGSGSSTGGFGGAQSGPPTPPTGFPSFSPPPSSGSGQQPAQPEQQQPQAPSSSPSGQNPS; via the coding sequence ATGACGTACCCGCCCACCAATCCGGGCTACCAACCATCGCAGCCGACCGGTCCCTATGGCGCGCCCACGCAGTCGTTCGCGCCGACTGAGGCCGGGCCGAGCAAGCTGCCGCATTACCTGAACATCGCCGTCATTGTGCTGGGCCTGGCCGCTTACCTGGCCAGCTTCGGACCGATCCTGACCGTCAAGGCCGACCTCGGCCCGTTCGGTGGCGCCGAACTCACCGGCGGTGGCGGCGGCTACCCGGTGGTCGCCACGCTCGTGGCCGCGCTGCTTGCGGCGGCCGCCCTACTGCCGAAGGCCAGGGACTACGGCGGTGTGATCGCCACGGCATCGGTGATCGCGGTGTTGATGTCGATCGCCCAGGTCATCAGCAAGCCGACCGGCTTCTCGGTCGGTTGGGGACTGTGGCTGCTGCTCGCCTTCACCCTGTTGCAGGCGATCGCCGCGGTGGCGGCACTGCTGCTGGAAGCGGGCATCATCACCGCCCCGGCGCCGCGGCCGCGCTACGAACAGTTCGGTCAGTACGGTCCGCCTCCCGGCGGCTACTACGGCCAGCCCGGTCCCCAGCAGGGCCCGCCGCAGGGACTTCCGCCGCGGCCGAATTACCCGTCGCAGTACGGCGGCTACGGGTCTGGCTCGTCGACCGGTGGTTTCGGCGGTGCCCAGAGCGGTCCGCCCACCCCTCCCACCGGGTTCCCCAGCTTCAGCCCGCCGCCGTCCAGCGGCTCCGGCCAGCAGCCCGCACAGCCGGAACAGCAGCAGCCCCAGGCGCCGTCATCGTCGCCGTCGGGCCAGAACCCGTCCTAA
- a CDS encoding LLM class F420-dependent oxidoreductase — translation MDYGLVLFTSDRGIAPAAAAKLADDHGFTTFYVPEHTHIPVKREAAHPTTGDESLPDDRYMRTLDPWVSLGTACAVTSKVRLSTAVALPVEHDCITLAKSIATLDHLSGGRVSLGVGFGWNTDELMDHNVPPGRRRTMLREYIEAMRELWTKEEAEYDGEFVKFGPSWAWPKPVQSHIPVLVGAAGTEKNFKWIARSADGWITTPRDFDIDEPVKLLQDTWAAAGRDGAPQIVALDFKPVPEKLAHWKDIGVTEVLFGLPDKPEDEVAAYVERLAGKLAAMNL, via the coding sequence ATGGATTACGGGCTCGTTCTGTTCACCAGTGACCGCGGTATCGCTCCGGCCGCGGCGGCCAAGCTCGCCGACGACCACGGCTTCACGACCTTCTACGTGCCCGAGCACACCCACATCCCGGTCAAGCGGGAAGCCGCGCACCCCACCACCGGTGACGAGTCGCTGCCCGACGACCGCTACATGCGCACCCTCGACCCCTGGGTCAGCCTGGGCACCGCGTGCGCGGTGACCTCGAAGGTGCGGCTGTCCACCGCCGTCGCCCTGCCGGTCGAGCACGACTGCATCACGCTGGCGAAATCGATTGCCACCCTTGATCATCTGTCGGGCGGACGGGTGAGCCTCGGAGTCGGCTTCGGCTGGAACACCGATGAGCTGATGGACCACAACGTACCGCCGGGCCGCCGACGCACGATGCTGCGTGAATACATCGAGGCCATGCGCGAGCTGTGGACCAAGGAAGAGGCCGAGTACGACGGCGAATTCGTCAAATTCGGCCCCAGCTGGGCGTGGCCCAAGCCGGTCCAGTCGCACATCCCGGTGCTCGTCGGCGCGGCAGGCACCGAGAAGAACTTCAAGTGGATCGCGCGTAGCGCCGACGGCTGGATCACCACCCCGCGCGACTTCGACATCGACGAGCCGGTGAAGCTGTTGCAGGACACCTGGGCGGCCGCCGGTCGCGACGGTGCCCCACAGATCGTGGCGCTCGACTTCAAGCCGGTGCCCGAGAAGTTGGCGCACTGGAAGGACATTGGCGTCACCGAGGTGCTGTTCGGTCTGCCGGACAAGCCGGAGGACGAGGTCGCCGCCTATGTGGAGCGATTGGCCGGCAAGCTCGCGGCCATGAACCTCTAA